ACGCCGCCGCGCTGAAGGACCTCAACGCCATCGTGCACCCTGCGGTCGGAGCGGAGATCCTCGCCCGGCTGGCTGCCGCGGAGGAGCGCGGCGGGATCATCGTGCTGGACGTGCCCCTCCTGGTGGAGAACGACGCGATCGAGGTCGACGCGATCGTGGTGGTGGATACGGACCCCGAGATCGCCGTCGAGCGCCTCATCGCCCACCGGGGCTTCGACGCGGCCGACGCGCGTGCCCGGATGGCTCGCCAGGCGACCCGCGAGGAGCGCCTCGCCCGCGCCGACCACGTCGTGCGCAACGACGGCGACCTCGACCACCTCGACGCCGAGGTCGAGCGCCTGTGGGCGTGGATCCTCGACCGCCAGGCCGCGACTCCCGAACCAGGCTGAGCCGGGGGTCAGAGGCCGAGCCGGCGGGCCAGGTCGCTGCGCAGGCGCCGGTCGGGGTCG
This genomic interval from Acidimicrobiales bacterium contains the following:
- the coaE gene encoding dephospho-CoA kinase (Dephospho-CoA kinase (CoaE) performs the final step in coenzyme A biosynthesis.), yielding MVRIGLTGGIGSGKSTVSAALAERGAQVIDADAVVRELQQPGRPVLAAMVDRFGPAILHPDGSLDRQAVADIVFNDAAALKDLNAIVHPAVGAEILARLAAAEERGGIIVLDVPLLVENDAIEVDAIVVVDTDPEIAVERLIAHRGFDAADARARMARQATREERLARADHVVRNDGDLDHLDAEVERLWAWILDRQAATPEPG